The Bombus vancouverensis nearcticus chromosome 12, iyBomVanc1_principal, whole genome shotgun sequence genome contains a region encoding:
- the LOC117155269 gene encoding uncharacterized protein LOC117155269 isoform X2 — protein sequence MDNDFEQDCSEQSDELLEIKLLDNKEDIKPTIDVDSSEEFLSERITINDKGEQALELDVSELVEENGEFNKASISGLKGIIISKLSGAEIDQDKRLKNEIPDEISKILESQQLDYTIMYIPEDVSLEHVEHVNTQNTLSCDTVIKLEDSKKITEADCNGELLHETVDNEEFLDAVCNEKIVESRGEDNKISDDEVAWKPTIPEEKSMERLNEKNIQKHSPESNQQPEESDDSDSDYFVDPKDNILGSLNDTITRIKEIKLEDDVIQYQCTLCLQNYDKLTGVLLHTIDNHVPSSGPFFCVVCEKDCQSHRELRAHVKTHRGQFPYSCFICNKAYTMKRYLKRHMVCHTEFHRHRCPKCGLRFKVKSELETHITTHIRGAPYSCSQCPRLFNHKGNYKRHLITHLDPQGLHLPKYPCKVCGKRFLNNRTLETHMRVHTGEKPFKCEICGRSFSQQGNLLNHVRIHSNPRSYTCEVCGKRFNQRATLRDHSLLHTGEKPYVCNVCGIAFTFSAALRRHMWTHTGGKPFGCEICSARFVGKYDLRRHMRIHTDRPRTKRRKNVIKSNNEQEGVIKEEDVTVSEHPDTETVLIEQVLLTQNVTQVVQQESEKENVDALFNLIQYG from the coding sequence ATGGACAATGATTTTGAACAAGACTGTTCAGAACAATCAGACGAATTGTTAGAAATTAAACTATTAGATAACAAAGAAGATATTAAGCCTACCATTGATGTGGATAGTTCGGAAGAATTTTTGTCCGAGCGAATTACTATAAACGACAAAGGAGAGCAAGCGTTAGAGCTCGACGTGTCCGAACTGGTAGAAGAAAATGGCGAATTTAACAAGGCTAGCATATCTGGATTAAAAGGTATTATCATTTCGAAGCTGTCAGGAGCAGAGATCGATCAAGACAAACGGCTGAAGAACGAGATACCtgatgaaatttcgaaaattttggAATCCCAGCAGCTAGATTATACCATAATGTATATACCGGAAGATGTTTCTTTAGAGCATGTAGAGCATGTGAATACGCAGAATACGCTTTCTTGCGATACTGTGATTAAATTAGAAGATAGCAAAAAGATTACCGAGGCTGACTGTAATGGGGAGCTCCTACACGAAACTGTGGATAACGAAGAATTTTTAGATGCCGTGTGCAACGAGAAGATTGTGGAATCAAGGGGGGAAGATAATAAAATCAGCGACGATGAGGTGGCCTGGAAACCTACGATTCCGGAAGAAAAATCGATGGAAAGACTAAACGAGAAAAACATACAAAAACATTCTCCGGAATCGAATCAACAGCCAGAAGAGAGCGACGACTCTGACTCTGATTATTTTGTCGACCCGAAAGATAATATATTAGGTAGCTTGAATGATACAATAACGAGAATAAAGGAGATAAAACTCGAAGACGATGTGATACAGTATCAGTGCACTCTATGTTTGCAAAATTACGATAAGCTGACCGGTGTCTTGTTGCATACTATAGACAATCATGTGCCGAGTAGCGGTCCATTCTTTTGCGTGGTATGCGAGAAAGACTGCCAGAGTCATAGAGAATTGCGTGCGCATGTTAAAACGCATAGAGGCCAGTTCCCTTATTCCTGTTTCATATGCAACAAAGCTTACACGATGAAGAGGTATTTAAAGAGGCATATGGTGTGTCATACGGAGTTTCATAGGCATCGTTGTCCAAAATGTGGCCTCAGATTCAAGGTTAAATCAGAGTTAGAAACTCACATTACGACACACATACGCGGTGCGCCTTACTCCTGTAGTCAATGTCCACGACTGTTCAATCATAAAGGTAACTATAAGCGGCACTTGATTACACACTTGGATCCGCAAGGTCTTCACTTACCCAAGTATCCCTGTAAAGTTTGTGGAAAAAGATTTCTAAATAATCGCACTTTAGAGACACATATGCGCGTTCACACAGGTGAAAAACCGTTCAAATGCGAGATATGTGGACGATCGTTCTCTCAACAAGGAAATTTGTTGAATCATGTAAGAATCCACTCAAACCCGCGAAGCTACACGTGCGAGGTTTGCGGAAAGCGATTCAACCAAAGGGCCACTCTGAGAGATCATAGTCTTCTACACACTGGGGAAAAACCATATGTTTGTAATGTTTGCGGAATAGCGTTTACTTTTAGTGCCGCGTTGAGACGCCACATGTGGACTCATACTGGTGGAAAACCATTCGGATGTGAAATTTGTAGTGCTCGTTTCGTGGGCAAATATGATTTACGACGACATATGAGGATACACACGGATAGACCGAgaacgaaacgaagaaaaaacgtGATCAAATCGAACAATGAACAGGAAGGAGTAATTAAAGAAGAAGATGTTACAGTTTCGGAACATCCTGATACAGAGACCGTTTTAATAGAGCAAGTTTTGTTAACGCAAAACGTTACGCAGGTTGTGCAACAAGAGTCTGAGAAGGAAAATGTCGATGCTCTTTTTAATCTTATACAATATGGTTAA
- the LOC117155269 gene encoding uncharacterized protein LOC117155269 isoform X1, translating to MNWEISCADMCRACMKVDGVLLPMYDDDTISQKNLPNKLAELASIEIDRFDGLPNMLCAKCAYRTDAFYDFKLQVQATERKLRKMFETQIRYNIKEEAMDNDFEQDCSEQSDELLEIKLLDNKEDIKPTIDVDSSEEFLSERITINDKGEQALELDVSELVEENGEFNKASISGLKGIIISKLSGAEIDQDKRLKNEIPDEISKILESQQLDYTIMYIPEDVSLEHVEHVNTQNTLSCDTVIKLEDSKKITEADCNGELLHETVDNEEFLDAVCNEKIVESRGEDNKISDDEVAWKPTIPEEKSMERLNEKNIQKHSPESNQQPEESDDSDSDYFVDPKDNILGSLNDTITRIKEIKLEDDVIQYQCTLCLQNYDKLTGVLLHTIDNHVPSSGPFFCVVCEKDCQSHRELRAHVKTHRGQFPYSCFICNKAYTMKRYLKRHMVCHTEFHRHRCPKCGLRFKVKSELETHITTHIRGAPYSCSQCPRLFNHKGNYKRHLITHLDPQGLHLPKYPCKVCGKRFLNNRTLETHMRVHTGEKPFKCEICGRSFSQQGNLLNHVRIHSNPRSYTCEVCGKRFNQRATLRDHSLLHTGEKPYVCNVCGIAFTFSAALRRHMWTHTGGKPFGCEICSARFVGKYDLRRHMRIHTDRPRTKRRKNVIKSNNEQEGVIKEEDVTVSEHPDTETVLIEQVLLTQNVTQVVQQESEKENVDALFNLIQYG from the exons ATGAATTGGGAAATTAGCTGTGCCGACATGTGTCGAGCGTGCATGAAAGTTGACGGCGTTCTTCTTCCTATGTACGATGATGACACGATTAGTCAAAAAAATTTGCCTAATAAACTTGCAGAGCTTGCATCGATAGAG attgaCAGGTTCGATGGGTTACCAAATATGCTTTGCGCAAAGTGTGCTTATCGCACAGATGCATTTTATGATTTCAAGTTGCAAGTTCAAGCTACTGAAAGGAAACTCCGCAAAATGTTTGAAACACAAATTCGCTATAACATAAAG GAGGAGGCAATGGACAATGATTTTGAACAAGACTGTTCAGAACAATCAGACGAATTGTTAGAAATTAAACTATTAGATAACAAAGAAGATATTAAGCCTACCATTGATGTGGATAGTTCGGAAGAATTTTTGTCCGAGCGAATTACTATAAACGACAAAGGAGAGCAAGCGTTAGAGCTCGACGTGTCCGAACTGGTAGAAGAAAATGGCGAATTTAACAAGGCTAGCATATCTGGATTAAAAGGTATTATCATTTCGAAGCTGTCAGGAGCAGAGATCGATCAAGACAAACGGCTGAAGAACGAGATACCtgatgaaatttcgaaaattttggAATCCCAGCAGCTAGATTATACCATAATGTATATACCGGAAGATGTTTCTTTAGAGCATGTAGAGCATGTGAATACGCAGAATACGCTTTCTTGCGATACTGTGATTAAATTAGAAGATAGCAAAAAGATTACCGAGGCTGACTGTAATGGGGAGCTCCTACACGAAACTGTGGATAACGAAGAATTTTTAGATGCCGTGTGCAACGAGAAGATTGTGGAATCAAGGGGGGAAGATAATAAAATCAGCGACGATGAGGTGGCCTGGAAACCTACGATTCCGGAAGAAAAATCGATGGAAAGACTAAACGAGAAAAACATACAAAAACATTCTCCGGAATCGAATCAACAGCCAGAAGAGAGCGACGACTCTGACTCTGATTATTTTGTCGACCCGAAAGATAATATATTAGGTAGCTTGAATGATACAATAACGAGAATAAAGGAGATAAAACTCGAAGACGATGTGATACAGTATCAGTGCACTCTATGTTTGCAAAATTACGATAAGCTGACCGGTGTCTTGTTGCATACTATAGACAATCATGTGCCGAGTAGCGGTCCATTCTTTTGCGTGGTATGCGAGAAAGACTGCCAGAGTCATAGAGAATTGCGTGCGCATGTTAAAACGCATAGAGGCCAGTTCCCTTATTCCTGTTTCATATGCAACAAAGCTTACACGATGAAGAGGTATTTAAAGAGGCATATGGTGTGTCATACGGAGTTTCATAGGCATCGTTGTCCAAAATGTGGCCTCAGATTCAAGGTTAAATCAGAGTTAGAAACTCACATTACGACACACATACGCGGTGCGCCTTACTCCTGTAGTCAATGTCCACGACTGTTCAATCATAAAGGTAACTATAAGCGGCACTTGATTACACACTTGGATCCGCAAGGTCTTCACTTACCCAAGTATCCCTGTAAAGTTTGTGGAAAAAGATTTCTAAATAATCGCACTTTAGAGACACATATGCGCGTTCACACAGGTGAAAAACCGTTCAAATGCGAGATATGTGGACGATCGTTCTCTCAACAAGGAAATTTGTTGAATCATGTAAGAATCCACTCAAACCCGCGAAGCTACACGTGCGAGGTTTGCGGAAAGCGATTCAACCAAAGGGCCACTCTGAGAGATCATAGTCTTCTACACACTGGGGAAAAACCATATGTTTGTAATGTTTGCGGAATAGCGTTTACTTTTAGTGCCGCGTTGAGACGCCACATGTGGACTCATACTGGTGGAAAACCATTCGGATGTGAAATTTGTAGTGCTCGTTTCGTGGGCAAATATGATTTACGACGACATATGAGGATACACACGGATAGACCGAgaacgaaacgaagaaaaaacgtGATCAAATCGAACAATGAACAGGAAGGAGTAATTAAAGAAGAAGATGTTACAGTTTCGGAACATCCTGATACAGAGACCGTTTTAATAGAGCAAGTTTTGTTAACGCAAAACGTTACGCAGGTTGTGCAACAAGAGTCTGAGAAGGAAAATGTCGATGCTCTTTTTAATCTTATACAATATGGTTAA